The following proteins are encoded in a genomic region of Leptospiraceae bacterium:
- a CDS encoding SpoIIE family protein phosphatase, whose product MRYFKLFIIFFIFIHCKNTNNSTVYPLNGEWQYRIGFDIEWLSDSGQESDWKKISLPANLTAELKLNSYTGYITVRRELPSALNLFLKQGKPLAINAGRVLDVSYFYFNKTLIGQLGSSDPYISGAMRPFLKDIPFTDLNYEKNYLTIVLYTNNGNYPLQFMDTIEIGESDSIYVSYTKKENLAFFFIAIYVAVGLYHILLANKRRKDLHNLYFGLFCFCVCIHFFIANTFSRDAIFQDSVTLHRKLEHIFMFPLTPGLLLFLTQFFDKKNTKIAKGFALFSTLLIVVTLIFPLTAMRICSLLWQIGNIFLVPYMIYYLIQQIRKGNREAIYLISGLIILGIGMVLDIATSRGLIHTPHVSSFAFLLFIMGIAGIMANRFMHVTNEVEILNEELEKKVEDRTKELRESLTETQKLKEQQDGDYYLTSLLVQPLSRNFIKEKKSDFKIETFIQQKKQFQFKNKKSEIGGDICIIDEIILDGITFTVFLNGDAMGKSIQGAGGCLVLGTVLKSILERNHTKPDTRNIPPEIWMRESFRELQNVFVSFDGSMLISAMYGLIDNRNGTVYYINAEHPYSVLYRDGRATFIDPETDKRKIGIEVFNSSLKIHIFQLKPGDSLICGSDGRDDILIGEDKSGSRIINEDETVFLKLTEEANADLTKLTAILKTRGELTDDLSLLKITYEKNQMEETSPIDLKESEKGLKEAYQYYLHGLKEKTISTYEKVFLIKKDPELIMEIVHLFIEKKDFFMASRLLDIYCKENPFNSNAFYLNSFAKKKNREYERAVYFGERFRLREPLHVKNLINLSDCYRMLDQLDNARKYLSRALKLEPTNKNALKLQDNIL is encoded by the coding sequence ATGCGTTATTTTAAATTATTCATCATCTTCTTTATTTTCATTCATTGTAAAAACACAAACAACTCTACCGTTTACCCTCTCAATGGAGAATGGCAGTATAGGATTGGCTTTGATATTGAATGGCTTTCTGATTCGGGACAAGAATCCGACTGGAAGAAAATTTCTCTTCCAGCAAACTTAACTGCCGAACTAAAACTAAATTCTTATACAGGGTATATAACGGTTAGACGCGAACTTCCTAGCGCACTCAATCTTTTCTTAAAACAGGGAAAACCTCTTGCTATCAATGCAGGTAGAGTATTGGATGTATCCTATTTTTATTTTAATAAGACTCTTATTGGACAATTGGGCTCTTCTGATCCATATATCTCCGGTGCAATGCGTCCTTTTTTAAAAGACATACCTTTTACTGATTTGAATTACGAAAAAAATTATCTCACAATAGTTCTCTATACGAATAATGGGAATTATCCACTCCAATTCATGGATACGATCGAGATCGGAGAATCAGATAGTATCTATGTATCTTATACAAAAAAAGAAAATCTTGCCTTCTTCTTTATCGCAATCTATGTAGCCGTTGGTCTCTATCATATTCTACTCGCAAATAAAAGACGAAAAGACTTACACAATTTGTATTTTGGTTTATTTTGCTTTTGTGTTTGCATTCATTTTTTCATTGCCAATACATTTTCGAGAGACGCAATTTTCCAGGATTCAGTTACTTTACACAGAAAGTTAGAACATATTTTTATGTTTCCACTCACACCCGGTCTTCTTTTATTTCTAACTCAATTCTTCGATAAAAAGAATACTAAAATTGCAAAAGGTTTCGCATTATTCTCAACACTTCTAATTGTGGTTACTCTTATTTTTCCTCTGACTGCTATGCGAATTTGCTCTTTACTCTGGCAAATCGGAAATATATTTCTCGTCCCTTATATGATTTATTATCTCATTCAACAAATCAGAAAAGGAAACCGGGAAGCAATTTATTTAATCTCAGGATTAATCATTTTAGGAATTGGAATGGTCTTAGACATTGCTACCTCTCGCGGATTAATCCACACTCCGCATGTTTCGAGCTTTGCATTCTTACTATTCATAATGGGCATTGCGGGGATAATGGCAAATAGGTTCATGCATGTAACCAATGAAGTAGAGATTTTAAACGAGGAACTCGAAAAGAAAGTAGAAGATAGAACAAAAGAATTACGAGAGAGCTTAACCGAAACACAAAAACTAAAAGAACAACAAGACGGAGATTATTACTTAACTTCTCTTCTAGTGCAACCACTCTCTCGAAATTTTATAAAAGAAAAAAAATCTGACTTCAAAATAGAAACATTCATTCAACAAAAAAAACAATTCCAATTCAAGAACAAAAAAAGCGAAATCGGCGGTGATATTTGCATTATCGATGAAATTATATTAGATGGGATTACATTTACAGTTTTTCTCAATGGTGATGCAATGGGTAAATCCATTCAGGGTGCTGGTGGATGTCTTGTGCTCGGAACAGTTTTAAAATCCATCTTAGAAAGAAACCATACAAAACCGGATACTCGCAATATACCACCCGAAATTTGGATGAGAGAATCTTTTAGAGAACTACAAAATGTATTTGTTTCATTTGATGGTTCCATGCTCATCTCTGCTATGTATGGGCTAATAGATAACAGAAATGGAACTGTCTATTATATCAATGCAGAGCATCCCTACTCGGTTTTATATAGAGATGGTAGAGCTACGTTTATTGATCCAGAGACCGATAAACGTAAAATTGGTATCGAAGTTTTCAACTCTAGTCTAAAGATTCATATTTTCCAATTGAAACCGGGCGATAGTCTTATTTGTGGGTCGGATGGGCGAGATGATATTCTTATTGGAGAAGATAAATCAGGAAGTAGAATCATCAACGAAGATGAGACAGTTTTCCTAAAACTCACAGAAGAGGCAAATGCAGATTTGACCAAGTTAACTGCTATCTTAAAAACACGGGGTGAATTAACAGATGACCTCTCACTTTTGAAAATCACTTACGAGAAAAACCAGATGGAAGAGACTTCGCCGATTGACTTAAAAGAAAGTGAGAAAGGATTAAAAGAGGCATATCAATATTATCTACATGGATTGAAGGAAAAAACAATCTCTACTTATGAAAAAGTATTCCTTATAAAAAAGGATCCAGAATTGATAATGGAAATCGTTCATCTATTCATTGAAAAAAAAGATTTCTTCATGGCAAGTAGGCTTTTAGATATCTATTGTAAAGAAAATCCATTTAACTCGAATGCGTTCTATCTCAACTCATTTGCTAAGAAAAAGAATCGAGAGTATGAACGCGCTGTCTATTTTGGGGAACGGTTTAGACTAAGAGAGCCACTCCATGTAAAAAATCTAATCAATCTTTCGGATTGCTACCGTATGCTCGATCAGCTAGACAATGCACGAAAATATCTATCCCGTGCTTTAAAACTAGAACCAACAAACAAGAATGCATTAAAGCTTCAGGATAATATTTTGTGA
- the tuf gene encoding elongation factor Tu: MAKEKFDRSKPHLNVGTIGHVDHGKTTLTAAITSTLAKSVGGKNKAIKYDEIDNAPEERERGITIATSHQEYETANRHYAHVDCPGHADYVKNMITGAAQMDAAILVVSATDGAMPQTKEHILLARQVGVPYIIVYLNKADQLKDDERAEMVEMVEEEIRDLLKKYSFPKEGQGPIPIIHGSALKALEGEDSELGMKSVLKLMEALDTYVPNPKRVTDKPFLMPVEDVFSITGRGTVATGRVETGVLKINEEVEIVGIRDTTKTVVTGIEMFRKLLDQAEAGDNIGALLRGTKKEDIERGQVLAKPGTITPHKKFTAEVYVLTKDEGGRHKPFFNNYRPQFYFRTTDITGVCALPAGMEMVMPGDNVSVTIELIHPIAMDKGLNFAIREGGKTIGSGVVADIIE, from the coding sequence ATGGCTAAGGAAAAATTTGATAGAAGCAAACCACACTTAAACGTTGGAACAATTGGTCACGTTGACCACGGTAAAACAACTCTAACTGCAGCAATCACATCTACGCTTGCTAAATCAGTTGGTGGAAAAAATAAAGCTATTAAGTACGATGAAATTGACAATGCACCTGAAGAAAGAGAAAGAGGGATTACAATCGCTACTTCTCACCAGGAATATGAGACAGCAAATCGTCATTATGCGCACGTTGATTGTCCAGGTCACGCGGATTATGTTAAGAACATGATTACCGGTGCTGCCCAAATGGACGCGGCTATTTTAGTAGTATCCGCTACTGACGGCGCAATGCCACAAACAAAAGAACACATTCTTCTTGCTCGTCAAGTAGGTGTTCCTTATATCATTGTATACCTCAACAAAGCTGATCAGTTAAAAGACGATGAAAGAGCTGAGATGGTCGAAATGGTAGAAGAAGAAATTCGTGACCTTTTGAAAAAATACAGCTTCCCTAAAGAAGGACAAGGACCGATCCCAATCATTCATGGTTCTGCTCTAAAAGCTCTTGAAGGCGAAGATTCTGAACTCGGAATGAAATCTGTTCTGAAATTAATGGAAGCTCTTGATACATACGTTCCAAATCCAAAACGTGTTACTGACAAGCCTTTCTTAATGCCAGTAGAAGACGTATTCTCTATTACTGGTCGTGGAACTGTTGCTACTGGTAGAGTAGAAACTGGTGTTCTTAAAATCAACGAAGAAGTTGAAATCGTTGGAATTAGAGATACTACCAAGACTGTTGTAACTGGTATCGAAATGTTCCGTAAATTATTAGACCAAGCAGAAGCAGGGGACAACATCGGTGCTCTTCTTCGCGGTACTAAAAAAGAAGACATCGAAAGAGGACAAGTTCTTGCTAAACCAGGAACCATTACTCCACACAAAAAGTTTACTGCTGAAGTTTACGTATTAACGAAAGATGAAGGTGGTCGTCATAAACCTTTCTTCAACAACTATCGTCCACAGTTCTATTTTAGAACCACAGACATTACCGGCGTATGTGCATTACCTGCTGGAATGGAAATGGTTATGCCTGGGGATAACGTATCGGTAACTATCGAATTGATTCACCCGATTGCGATGGACAAAGGATTAAACTTTGCTATCCGCGAAGGTGGGAAGACTATCGGCTCAGGCGTTGTGGCTGATATAATTGAGTAA
- the rplD gene encoding 50S ribosomal protein L4: protein MKARKYSKNGQSLAEVELPSEIFTNKISKGAIYDAIKAENANLRSGNHSTKDRGEVSGGGKKPWSQKGTGRARQGSSRAPHWVGGGVIHGPKPRDYSIPLSRNVKKVAVVSILNKKASESKINILEDVSMTKFSTKEVFNLFKTMGVTNGNFSLVVSGEDKFLKASTRNIPTLKYVNAKRIVCRDILYNNNLVITESALKEIVNQYKDASK, encoded by the coding sequence ATGAAAGCCAGGAAATATTCTAAAAACGGACAATCTCTTGCTGAAGTAGAATTACCAAGCGAAATCTTTACAAACAAGATTAGCAAAGGTGCTATCTATGATGCAATCAAAGCAGAGAATGCAAATTTAAGATCCGGAAATCATTCTACAAAAGATAGAGGCGAAGTGAGCGGTGGTGGTAAAAAACCTTGGTCACAAAAAGGAACTGGTCGTGCTAGACAAGGTTCTTCTCGTGCTCCTCATTGGGTTGGCGGTGGTGTGATTCATGGTCCTAAGCCAAGAGATTATTCCATTCCACTTTCTCGTAATGTTAAGAAGGTTGCTGTTGTTTCTATCTTAAACAAAAAAGCTTCTGAGAGCAAAATCAATATCTTAGAAGATGTTTCTATGACGAAGTTTAGCACTAAAGAAGTTTTCAACTTATTCAAGACAATGGGCGTTACAAATGGTAATTTCAGTCTAGTAGTTTCTGGCGAAGATAAATTTTTAAAAGCTTCTACTCGAAACATTCCAACACTGAAATACGTAAACGCTAAGAGAATCGTATGTAGAGACATTCTTTACAATAACAATTTAGTTATTACAGAGAGTGCCTTGAAAGAAATCGTAAATCAATACAAGGATGCAAGTAAATGA
- the rpsJ gene encoding 30S ribosomal protein S10 produces MTGQRIRVKLRAFDHKLVDQSTYEIVATAKRTGATVSGPIPLPTKIEKFTVLRSPHVNKKSREQFEMRTHKRLIDILNTNEDTVEALMKLQLPAGVSVDIKS; encoded by the coding sequence ATGACCGGACAAAGAATTAGAGTTAAACTAAGAGCGTTTGATCACAAGTTAGTAGATCAATCTACTTATGAAATCGTTGCGACTGCAAAAAGAACAGGCGCAACTGTTTCGGGTCCAATCCCGCTCCCAACTAAAATTGAGAAGTTTACAGTACTAAGATCGCCTCACGTGAACAAAAAGTCACGTGAGCAATTCGAAATGAGAACACATAAAAGACTTATCGATATCTTAAACACAAATGAAGATACAGTAGAAGCATTGATGAAACTTCAACTCCCTGCAGGTGTATCGGTAGATATTAAGTCTTAA
- a CDS encoding GTP-binding protein, which yields MKRNIRNIGIFAHVDSGKTTLTERILFEAGEIYSPGSVNEGTTESDRLKEEIERGISITASSIQVRYKLKGKKYFLNLIDTPGHLDFYAQVQNSLLAVDIAVLLLDITTGIRSQTEMLLEEITQQKIPLIVFINKIDKAEDLKVFLEELKTNINRKLHPVFSIRDEYKNQIEYILQKKEIEEEIELQFIEWNDKLIDSYFKKPSKKIILDGLNQGFQSCHLTPLFAGSALHGSSVKELLDFICLQDFHRRHSLEEGVKGVLFKRSLHPDLGRVYFIKSYEPVRTGDSFYSLDKKFKIETMYELTPNEILKLDIVDDYSIFAATIAEHSSLDTGSLYAKEQNVHINPVVPNNEYVLTLEPNTSEGKEILRSGLEKLVWEDFGLSFREKTETGQFELKGAGELHLEVAINRLKEFVSEIFTFGNLKVARYEKFKNMAITVIFEHSAFNQKLKSGTLISSLEKSPDFSSSVLWECELEEDVKSSVESAFYEILSNGIRGNSVLGLNLRATSFKKPEDPSEFASNLLKVAIISGIKSCLPGKTIEIGPLCQFEIVIPESFYGSVLVVLGKRNAKIVKTDIVHGNKSLLICEAAAENMLGFTSALRNMTKGKGFLSQKTIFTSLSHFEF from the coding sequence ATGAAACGAAACATTCGAAATATAGGAATCTTTGCCCATGTGGATTCAGGAAAGACTACGCTTACGGAGAGAATTTTATTCGAAGCAGGTGAGATATATAGTCCTGGTTCAGTCAATGAAGGAACAACAGAGAGTGACAGGCTAAAAGAAGAAATAGAGCGGGGAATTTCGATTACGGCAAGTTCGATTCAGGTCAGGTATAAACTAAAAGGCAAAAAGTATTTTTTAAATTTAATCGATACACCCGGTCACTTGGACTTTTATGCACAGGTGCAGAATTCTCTATTAGCCGTAGACATTGCAGTCTTGCTCTTGGACATAACAACGGGTATCCGCTCACAGACAGAAATGCTCCTCGAAGAGATTACACAGCAGAAGATTCCACTGATTGTATTTATAAATAAGATTGATAAAGCAGAAGACTTGAAAGTTTTCTTAGAAGAACTAAAAACAAATATCAATCGCAAACTCCATCCTGTATTTTCGATTCGAGATGAATACAAAAATCAAATCGAATACATCCTGCAAAAAAAAGAAATCGAAGAAGAAATTGAGCTGCAATTCATTGAGTGGAATGATAAATTAATCGATTCTTATTTTAAAAAGCCTTCTAAAAAAATCATTCTAGATGGTTTAAATCAAGGATTTCAGTCCTGTCATTTGACTCCTCTCTTTGCTGGGAGTGCTCTCCATGGTTCGAGCGTCAAAGAGCTATTAGACTTTATTTGCTTACAAGATTTTCATCGTCGTCATTCGTTAGAAGAAGGAGTAAAAGGAGTTTTATTCAAGAGATCTCTACATCCCGATTTAGGTAGGGTTTATTTTATTAAATCGTATGAGCCAGTTCGCACAGGAGATTCTTTTTATTCTCTTGATAAAAAGTTTAAAATAGAAACTATGTATGAACTCACTCCAAATGAAATATTGAAATTGGATATCGTTGACGACTATTCGATATTTGCCGCTACTATTGCCGAGCACTCTTCTCTAGATACAGGCTCGCTTTATGCAAAAGAACAGAATGTGCATATCAATCCAGTTGTGCCTAATAATGAGTATGTGCTCACTCTTGAGCCAAATACTTCGGAAGGAAAAGAAATTTTGAGATCAGGGCTTGAAAAATTAGTCTGGGAAGATTTTGGATTAAGTTTTAGAGAAAAAACAGAAACAGGGCAGTTCGAACTAAAAGGAGCAGGGGAGCTTCATTTAGAAGTAGCCATCAATCGATTGAAAGAATTTGTTTCAGAAATTTTTACTTTCGGCAATTTAAAGGTTGCCAGATACGAAAAATTTAAAAACATGGCTATAACGGTAATTTTCGAACACTCTGCTTTTAATCAAAAGTTGAAGAGTGGGACTCTAATTAGTTCCCTTGAGAAAAGTCCTGATTTTTCAAGTTCTGTCCTTTGGGAATGTGAACTTGAGGAGGATGTTAAGTCCTCTGTAGAATCGGCGTTTTACGAAATATTATCTAATGGAATTCGTGGCAATTCAGTGCTTGGGTTAAATCTCCGAGCTACTTCTTTTAAGAAACCTGAAGATCCAAGTGAATTCGCGTCCAACCTGCTTAAGGTGGCCATCATTAGTGGTATTAAGTCTTGCTTACCTGGAAAAACAATCGAAATCGGACCTCTGTGTCAGTTTGAAATTGTGATTCCTGAATCATTTTATGGTTCGGTTTTAGTAGTTCTCGGTAAGAGAAATGCTAAGATTGTAAAGACAGATATTGTTCATGGCAATAAATCTTTACTAATTTGCGAAGCTGCTGCTGAAAACATGCTTGGCTTTACAAGTGCTTTACGAAACATGACAAAAGGAAAAGGTTTTTTGTCTCAAAAAACTATATTCACCTCGTTGTCACATTTCGAATTTTGA
- the rplC gene encoding 50S ribosomal protein L3, whose product MTKGLIGKKLGMSHIYADNGNMIPVTVIEVGPCFVSQVKTVETDGYSAVQLAFGNTRETQLTKPEVSHLAKNNISPKRYLKEFELTGDAPSAGSEIKIADIFKDNDIVKVTGISKGKGFQGVVKRYGHRGGPAAHGSRFHRHPGSMGANSTPSRVFKGVKLPGRTGSLKTSIKNLKIVKVYEDKNILLVSGSVPGPEKSIITIEKL is encoded by the coding sequence ATGACTAAGGGTTTAATTGGTAAAAAATTAGGCATGTCGCATATATATGCGGATAACGGGAATATGATTCCTGTAACTGTAATAGAAGTGGGTCCTTGTTTTGTTTCTCAGGTAAAAACTGTAGAAACAGACGGATACTCCGCTGTTCAGTTAGCATTTGGCAACACTAGAGAGACACAACTCACTAAGCCAGAAGTATCTCATCTTGCCAAAAACAATATCTCTCCAAAGAGATATTTAAAAGAATTCGAGCTAACCGGGGATGCTCCCTCTGCTGGCTCTGAAATCAAAATAGCAGATATTTTCAAAGACAATGACATTGTAAAAGTAACTGGAATTAGTAAAGGAAAAGGATTTCAAGGGGTCGTGAAAAGATATGGTCACAGAGGTGGTCCTGCTGCTCACGGTTCTAGATTTCACCGTCATCCCGGATCTATGGGTGCGAACTCAACTCCTTCAAGAGTATTCAAAGGTGTGAAACTTCCAGGTAGAACGGGAAGTCTCAAAACCTCTATCAAGAATTTGAAAATTGTAAAAGTGTATGAGGATAAGAACATACTTTTAGTATCAGGCTCTGTTCCAGGTCCTGAGAAGTCAATCATTACGATTGAGAAGTTGTAA